The Priestia megaterium NBRC 15308 = ATCC 14581 region AATGAAGGCTTTGGGAAAAGAAGTACGGGTTATTGAACAGGGAAAGCAGATTCTATCTATTTTAGATCAAGAAATGGCAGAGCATTTGCAAAAGCAGCTAGATGACGATATTTTATTTCATTTCGAAGAAGAAGTGGAAGCATTGCTGTATTCAGATGGTTCCGTCACTCACGTTCAAACAAACAGTCAAACGTATCAAACAGATTTAGTGATTGTAAATGTAGGAGTTCGTCCGAATACGCAATTCTTAGAAAGAAACGGACTAAGGATGCTTGAAAATGGAGCTATTTTAGTAAATGAGAAGTTGGAAACCAACGTGCCTCATATCTACGCAGCAGGAGATTGTGCAACGAGCTATCACCGCGTATTAAAAAAAGATGTTCATATTGCTCTTGGAACCATTGCCAATAAGCAAGGAAGGGTTCTTGGTTACCGATTAGGGGGAGAAAAGCGAGAATTTCCGGGTGTTGTAGGTACAAGTATTGTCAAAGTGATGGACTATGAAATTGGAAAAACCGGCATTTCAGAAAGAGAAGCAAGAGAAAATTCTCTTTTATACAAAGCCATCACAGCAGAGGCTCCGAGTCATGCTTCTTACTATCCAGGAGCTGAAAAGATTGTGATAAAACTTGTTTATCATCCTGAAACAAAAGAGATTTTGGGGGTTCAAATGATTGGTAAAGAAGGAGTATCAAAACGAATCGATGTATTTGCGACAGCTATTACTTGCCGCCTGACAACAGATGAAATAACCATGTTAGATCTTTCGTATGCCCCTCCCTTTGCTACGGTATGGGATGCTGTACAAATTGCTGCTCAGAAAGCTGAATAGAAAAAGATATAGAGACAAAAGTATGTTAGCTGAAGGAAGATCCGAACAAAGTGATTCTTGATTAAGAATCAACTTCGTTCGGATTTTTTTGTGGTGAGGACGAACGCAGGCTTCATATATTTAGCTGCTTCTAGCTGTTGACTCGAGGGCAAGGCGGAAATTCCTGCGGGACAAGCGGTTCGGCTCATGTATCCTATTTGTTCGTTTTTAGATTGTATTGATTTCGTTATGTTTCAATCTTTTTTCGATTCGACAAGCAGCATCTTTTGTCGAAAAACAAGTTGTAAAAAAAAGATAAATGGTATTCCTATAGTAATGTAAGCGTTTTTAAATTCCGACAAAATAATTTTTTTGCAAAAAAAATGTCTATTATTGCGACTCTATTTACATATTTAGTAGAATTTGTAATAATGCGTTATAAGCTAATTTCTTTGTCATAGGAGAGGATTTTGTGTTTGGAGTGAGAAATAGAACGAAATCAGAGAGATTATTAGTAGAAATCGTCCAAAAAAGACAAAAGATGGTGCAGCTCGGAGAAGAAAAAGGTTTGACTAATGAAGAAACCGTTACCTGTAGTCAAGAGCTTGATCAGCTCTTACTCGTTTATCAAAAGAAGCGTTTAAAAGAAGAGGAAGAAAAGACATCGTTTGCCACGCTGATTAGCCGCTTTTTATCTTTTTCAAAGCTGTAATACAGGACAAGCATTCGGGATCGGGCAGTAAAACAATCGTGCTGCCCGTGGCCTCTCTTCACCTTTAAAAAATGTTAATTAAAAAGATCATAAACAAAATACCAAAAATAAACGAATAAGTAGCAAATCTTTCGTTTCCATCGCCGTGGCTTTCTGGAATCAACTCTTTATAAATAATAAAAAGCATGGCTCCAGCAGCAAAAGCTAATCCATATGAAACGAGAGAATCAACAAAATTAGTTAAATAAAACCCGAGTAAAGACGTTACAATCTCAACGGAGCCTGTAAGGGTAGCAATTAAAAATGCTTTTATTTTACTGATGTTTTGCTGAGCTAAAAATAGCGCGACCAACAGTCCTTCAGGTGCATTTTGAAGACCGATTGCAAGGGCAATTAAGTTCCCTGTATTTTCAACATTTGAAGCGTAGCTAACACCAACAGACAGTCCTTCAGGAAGGTTATGCAAAGTAATAGCGGAAACAATTAAAAGTGCTTTTTCATCAAACTGAATGCCGGTTTTAGAATGCTCAAGATCAATGTGAGGAATATTCTGCTCCAAGAGTGTTAATGTTACAACTCCAAGCAGTAAGCCAATGGCTAAGGAAAAAAAACCGCCACTTTGAAGAGATTCTGGAATCAAGCTCATAGTAGAAGCTGCTGTCATAATACCTGCAGTGAGCGCAAGAAGTATATCTTTCCAGCGATGAGTGAGTTCTTGATTCAAAAACAGAATAGGCAAAGCGCCTACTCCAGTCGATAGCGCAGAAAGAATGCTTCCAATTAGGACCTCAGTCATAAACCGTCTCCTTTTACGTATTCTTCTTTTTATCCTCAATTCACATCGTTCTTTTAGTGTATGTTTTTTTGGTTTCTATGAGCATGACTATTTTAAAAGTGAATAGCTTTATGCAATAACCTTACAAAAAAGTTGAACCAGTGAAGGTTCAACTTTTTAGGTAAAGTACAGCTCCTGAACTTGGTTAGCAATGTGCTCAAGCTTATTGGAAACTTGAGGAATGCCATATCCTACATACAAAGGAGATGTGGCAAAGCGAGGAATGATTTTCGCCGCAATTTTGCCGTTTTTAAGATCATAAAAAAATAAGTTGTAGCTCGTGCAGCTACGATGAAAATGATTTAATAAATAGTGAGCAGCCGTTTGAAGATAATCTGCAAATGCGTGCAGCTCTTTGTCAAGCTGATCCGTTATCACGTTAAATTCAAAAAAGCCCATTCTAGGTTTTACAGATAAATTAAATGTGACGTGTTCATTTTGGGCAATTGTGACTCCTTCAAACTGCTCTAGCTTCACATTTTCATTTACATCTATCTCATTTAAACCAATAATTTGCATATGAGGATGTCGTAATGATCCTCCGGACATGGGGCCGTGGTTTTTAAAGAAAAGAACAGAAGCATATTCTCCGCTGTTCATCATAGATATCCATCGTTCAGTAGCGAAGTTCAGCAAGGTGTACAGATGTTCCTTTGGATAAATAGATAGCTCCGAAGAACATTCATCGGTCTCAATAATAACCGTCTGATAAGCATCTTGCAGAACGGGAAACTTATTTTTCAGCCAAATGATAGGTCCTTGTTTTTCAATAATGCCTGTAAGAGATTCTACATCGCAAAAGGGACAGGGATTTTGCCGGTTAACGATTGTTTCAGGCTTTTGTGAACCAATCGCGGAATTAAATAATAAATGGGTTGGTTTCATAATCATTCACCTTTTTATGTAATGGTCATATGTTTATTGTATTAAAAGCATATGTATAAATCCACTTATATACATTTTTTATCAAAAAAATTGTACAAGCGGAGAGAATAACCGATGAAATAAGCCTGCTTTGATTGACTTTGAAGGGAAATTTTAGTATTATCTTGATATCAAGATAATATTAAAGGAACTGATTAAAATGACGAATGATGTAACTAGAGAAGAGTTAGACCAATCTCTTAAATTATTTATTGTACTATCTCGTGCCAATCGTTCAATTAATGATCATGTGCATAAATTTATTCAACAGCATGGAATGAATCCAACCGAATTTGCTGTCCTAGAGTTATTGTACCACAAAGGCCAGCAGCCTCTGCAGCAAATTGGCGGAAAAATTCTACTCGCAAGCGGCAGTATTACGTATGTAGTAGACAAGCTTGAGAAAAAAGGCTTCTTAGAGCGCGTTGCTTGTCCGAACGATCGTCGCGTAACCTATGCAGCTATCACCAAGCAAGGTAAGGAAATGATTGAAAGCATGTTTCCGAGTCACGAAAAAAGAATTCATGATATTTTATCCGTTTTATCTAGCGAAGAAAAGGAAGTTGCCATTTCGATGCTTAAGAAACTAGGGCACTATGCAGATGAATTTTTACCGGAATCGACTAATTAATTAAGGAAAGCTCGTTTGTTTCTGTTGAACAAACGAGTTTTTTTCTATGACTTCTTTCATGACCAATCGACATAAAAATAAAAAGTTACAAAAAATTGAAATTAACAGGAATACAGCTGGATAAAAACGAATTAGGTTACATACAGACAATAGAGGAAGGAGAACAAATGATGAAATTTGAAGATTATACATATACGCGACCTGATATGAATGAAATTGAAAAGCAATTTGAAAAGGCCATTACACATTTTACGGAAGCAGCGTCAGTCAGTCAGCAAAACGAGGCAATTCGTTTAGCAAATGATGCGTATTCCCAGTACAGCACAATGGGGAACATCTGCTATATTCGTCATTCTATCGACACAGCGAATGAATTTTATAAAGAAGAACAAGACTATTTTGATGAAACACAGCCGCTTTTAGAAGGATATGTAGAGAAATTTTACAAAGCGTTAATCTCTTCGCCTTTTAAACGGCAACTAGAAGAAAAGTGGGGCAAGCAGCTGTTCTCTCTTGCTGAAATGCAGTTAAAAACGTTCTCTCCGGAAATAGTAAAAGAGCTTCAGGAAGAAAATAAGCTATCGTCTCAATATACGAAACTAGTGGCGTCAGCTAAAATTGTATTTGAAGGAGAAGAAAGAACGTTAGCTCAGCTTGATCCGTTTATGGAGTCACCTGATCGAGGAATGAGAAAAAAAGCAGCAGAAGCGAAATTTCAATTTTTTACCGATCATGAAGAGGAATTTGATGATATTTATGACAAACTTGTAAAAGTGCGGACCAAGCTTGCTGAAAAACTAGGCTATAAAAATTTCGTAGAAGTGGGCTATGCTCGTATGTCTAGAATAGGCTACGATGCTGAAATGGTTGCCGCTTTTCGCAAACAAGTAAAAGAGTATATTGTTCCCCTTACTGAAAAACTAAAAAAGCGTCAGCAGGAAAGAATTCAAGTAGAGAGCTTAACTTATTATGATGAACCGTTTCAGTTTGAAACAGGAAACGCAGTGCCAAAAGGTGATGAAAAGTGGATTATTGAAAATGGACGAGTTATGTATAAGGAGCTTTCTAAAGAGACGGACGAATTTTTTTCATTTATGCTTGAAAATAATTTGATGGATCTAGTCGCTAAAAAGGGCAAAGCAGGCGGAGGCTACTGTACGTTTATTGAAGAATACAAAGCACCGTTTATTTTTTCAAATTTTAATGGAACATCAGGGGATATTGATGTGTTAACGCATGAAGCAGGGCATGCTTTTCAAGTGTATTCCAGCCGAGATATGGAAACCAATGAGTATCACTGGCCTACGCATGAAGGAGCTGAAATTCATTCGATGAGCATGGAGTATTTTACATGGCCTTGGATGGAGTTGTTCTTTAAAGAAGACAAAGATAAATACCAGTTTTCTCATTTAAGCTCAGGCTTAACCTTCTTACCTTACGGGGTAGCGGTAGATGAATTTCAGCATGCTGTATACGAACGTCCTGAGATGACGCCTTCGGAACGAAAACAAACGTGGCGAGAAATTGAAAAGAAATATATGCCTTCTAAAAACTATGACGGCCATCATTATCTAGAAAGCGGGGGCTTCTGGCAGCGCCAGCTTCATATTTACACGTCTCCGTTTTATTATATTGATTACACACTCGCTCAAATTTGTGCATTTCAATTTTGGAAAAAAGATCGAGAAAATCATGAGCAAGCATGGCAAGATTACGTTCATTTGTGTAAGCTTGGCGGAAGTAAGCCGTTTTTAGAATTAGTAGAGGAAGCGAATTTGATCTCTCCATTCGAAGAGGGTTGCGTGCAGTCTGTAGTAGATGAAATTGAAAACTATTTAAATAGTATTGATGATAAAAAGCTATAAAAAAAGAGATTGAGACACAACAAAATCAATCCAATCTAAAGACGAACAAATGGGATAAACAATCTAGTATGAATCGCTTGTTACACCGCCGTTGATTTCCGTGCAAGGCTTCGCTTTCCGCGGGCGGCCGGTGAGCCTCCTCGGCGCTCATGCTCCTGCGGGGTCTCACCTATTCCGCTTTTCCCGCAGGAGTCTTCGCCTTGCCCTCCAATCAACAGCTAGAAGCACCTAGATTAAATCTACGTTCACCCTCATAATAAAAAAATCCCAATGAGTTTGATTCTTAATTAAGAATCAAACTTGTTCGGATCTTTCTTCAACTAACATACTTTTGTTCCAGCCTCTTTTTTTAATGATTAATTTCTTGTTCCCATAAAGGAATCGTAAGGGAAACGCGGGTTCCTTCGCCAACAGTGCTTTTAATCTCAAATGTTCCTTTATGCTGATACAAAATGTTTTTAATCACAACAAGTCCAAGACCGGTACCTGAGGGCTTCGTAGTAAAAAAAGGCTTTTGAATGTGCGTAAGCAAATGTGAAGGAATGCCGACTCCTGTATCTTTAATGAAAATAGTAAGATCTTTAGTATGCTGAGTAACGTTTAAATGAATTTCTCCTCCGCTAGGCATAGCTTCAAGCGCATTTTTTAACAAATTAATGAGTACTTGCTTAATTTGATTTGCATCACAGCAGATGTATGTATGCGGGGCTTCCACCTGCGTTTTAACTACGACATTTTTTAATACACATTCTGATTCATACAGAAGAATAACGTCATTTAAAATAGTAGAGAATGCGTGCTTTTTCATAACCGTGTCATGAGGTTTAGCGAGCAATAAAAATTCTCCAACGATTGAGTTAATACGATTCAGTTCGCTCAGCATGATGGTTGTATAAGAATGATAGCGGCTGCTGTCTTCATGAATAAGCTGAATAAATCCATTCAGAGAAGTAAGCGGATTTCGAATTTCATGAGCGATTCCCGCTGCCATTTCGCCGGCTAAAGATAACTTATCGGTTTGGCGAAGAAATTTTTCTGTTTCTTTTTCTTCTGTAAGATCGCGTGAAATACCAAAAAGCGCAACGACTTGCTGATCACGATTAAAAATAGGTGAAACAGTGATTTCTACATCAATTATTTTTCCGTCTTTTCGCTTATCTTGAGTTTCAAAGGCTACCAGCTTTTCTCCTTTTTTAACCCTTTCTAATCGGCTTTCAGCGCCGCCTTTTAAGCCAGCAGGAATGAATGGAATGGCTTTTCCGACAATTTCTTCAGCTTTCCATCCGTATATTTGCTCAAAAGCATCGTTTACTTTAATCACTTTACCGTCTAGACTGAACACGGAAATGGCGTCGCGATTGTATGTAAAAAAAGATTGTAAATACTCTTGAGCAGAGTACAGTTCATCTTCGGTTTTGTTCATTTTGACCGTCTTAATAGCAATCAGTTTTTTAGAGAAATGAGCACAATACAACAAAATAATCATTGTGATCAGCGTAAACAAAATGAAATAAACGATATCTAATTTCACGAAAGTCACAGATGTAAAAAGAGTGTTGCTTACATAAAAGTACAAAACAATTATTATGGACATTAATGTAGAAATTACAATAGCGACATAGCTATAATAAATAAAGCTAACAATAATTCCAAGAAACAAAAATAAATAATTAATAACAGCAGGTTCAATAGATGTGATGTACGCAATATAGGCATAATAGCATATAAAAAAAGAATACATAATGATAGCAGGATGAAAATGAAAGTAGTACATAGCCGTCACTACCAATAATAAAATTCCTCCGCTTATAAAAACAATCATATGAGGATCAGCTGCAATAAAGTGGTATAACACAATGTGGACAAAATACAGCAGCCAAAAAATAAGTAAAAGAATAAAATTCCGTTTTTTTATAAGGTTGTGTGATTCCATAAAAAATCCCTTTCTTAAATGGTGAATAATTTTATAGGAGAATAACTTTATAGTCAGCTAGTCGCTCGATATAGTGATATATCACTCATATTAGCATAGTTACAACTGTGTGAATAGCCGAATTGAGTACTTAGACTAAGGAAGATAGATCTAGAATACAGCTAGTCATAAACTATTAAGGAAATATGAGGGGAATATGAATGAAATGAAGGGGATGTAAAGCTTTTGTGATAACCTTGTAAAAATGAACTTTTTTCTAATTGGATAGGCTATACTGCCAGTAGAGCCATATGAATGGTGACTACATAGAGGCTCAGATGATTCGAAAGGAGACGGTAAAATGAACAAAAGTTTATTAGTCAAGTTATTTGGATCACTTCTAGCAATTATGTTAATCACAGCATGCAACTCACAAACGGATGAAAAAGATGCCACAGAACAGCAAACAGAACAGTCGGATGATACTCAAGCGGAGGATACAACTACAGATGATTCACAGGAAACAATGAAGCAAGACGAAGCAGATGATTCATCTGGGGATGAAGCAGCTGATGATCAAGAAGAATCAACGGATAGTGCTGACGAAAAAACAGATGAAAGTAAATAAACGTAAGTATTTCTATAAAAAAAAGCGACTCAAGTAGAGTCGCTTTTTCTATTAGTTTTGTACGGTGATTTCGCTTGCTTCATTTAACGTTACGTTCACTGTCGATACGTCTGCGTCATCTAAAAGTAAGTCTGTAATTCGATCTTCAAGCTGTTCTTGAATTGCTCGGCGGAGCGGTCTAGCACCGAATGCAGGGTGATAGCCAAGTTCAGCCAGTTTTTCTTTTACTTCAGCTGCTACGCTCAGCGTGATATTTTGTTCTTGTAATGTTTCTTTTAATTCAGCAAGCATAAGGTCCACGATTTTAATCAAGTTGTCTTTTTCAAGATGATTAAATTCAATGATTGTATCAAATCGGTTTAAAAACTCTGGTTTGAAATAAGATGAAAGTGAATCTAAAACGGATGCCTGTTTAAGTGCGTCATTTTCTGCGTCAAACCCAACCGTAATTTTCTTTTCACCTACACCAGCGTTACTTGTCATAATGATAACTGTGTCTTTAAAGCTTACTGTGCGACCTTGACTATCTGTTAGACGTCCATCTTCTAGAATTTGCAGAAACATATGCTGAACGTCTGGATGAGCTTTTTCAATTTCATCTAGTAAGATGATGGAATAAGGATTACGGCGTACTTTCTCTGTTAATTGTCCTGCCTCTTCGTGACCTACGTAGCCAGGAGGTGAACCGATTAATTTAGACACCGCGTGTTTTTCCATATATTCACTCATATCTAGACGAACCATAGCATCTTTTGAGCCGAACAGTTCTTCAGCTAATGTTTTGGTTAACTCTGTTTTACCGACACCTGTTGGGCCGACAAATAAGAATGAACCAATTGGGCGATGCTTCGCTTTTAATCCAGCGCGAGAACGTCGAATCGCTTTTGCTACTTTTTCTACAGCTTCCTGCTGTCCGATTACTTTTTGAGCTAAGTGCTCTGCTAAATGCTTCATTTTTGCTGATTCATTTTCTTGAAGTTTACCAACAGGGATACCCGTTTTCTTTTCAATAATTGCTTGAATATCAGCAATATCCACATTCATTTTTTGCTGTTCTTCGTTTAGTTGTTTTTCAAGAGCAGCTTCTTCATCTCGCAGTTTTGCTGCTACTTCATATTTTTCATCCTTTAGCGCCTGCTCTTTTTCTTTTGTAATTTCTTTTAAGCGAGCGGCCGCGTCGTCTTTATTTGTAATGCCAGCCTGTAAGTTCATTTTTGAACCTGCTTCATCTAGCAAGTCAATTGCTTTATCAGGCAAGAAGCGATCTTGAATGTAGCGGTGTGATAAATTTACACAAGCGCGGACTGCTTCATCTGTATAGCTAACGCCGTGATAATCTTCATATTTACTTTGGATTCCTTTTAGAATTTCAACGGCTTCTTCTACAGACGGTTCGTGAACCATAACCGGCTGGAAGCGTCGTTCAAGCGCCGCATCTTTTTCAATGGAACGGTACTCTTTTAAAGTTGTAGCTCCGACTACTTGAAGTTCGCCTCGTGCAAGAGCTGGTTTTAAAATATTGCTTGCGTCCATTGAACCTTCCGCTGAACCAGCTCCTACAAGAAGGTGAATTTCATCGATAAATAAAATCACGTTTTTTCGCTGTTGAAGCTCAGAAATTAACTGTTTCATGCGCTCTTCAAATTGACCGCGCACGCCGGTATTAGCTACGAGAGATGCTACATCTAACAGATATACATCTTTATTTAACAGCTTGGCAGGAACTTTTCCTTCCGCGATTTTTAAAGCTAACCCTTCAACAACAGCTGTTTTACCAACACCGGGTTCTCCGATTAGTACCGGGTTGTTTTTGTTTCTTCTATTTAAAATTTCAATGACACGCTCTACTTCTTCTTCTCGGCCAATAACAGGGTCAATTAATCCCGTTTTCGCAATTTGAGTTAAGTTTCGACCGAACTGGTCTAAAAAGCCTCCGCCGCCATTTCCTTGCTGTGGCTGTTCCGGTGCAGCTTGTTCGTGCGCCATTTGATTGAATAAATCATCGATGTTCATAAAGCCGCCACCTCCAAAACCTGATGGGATTTTATGTTCTTTCATTAGTGCTTGATAACATGTATGACATAAACGATATTGAGATTTTTGGTTATTTGTTTGTACATTTAATTGAATAGATGCTTCACGTTTATTACAGTTTTGACAAATCATTTAATTAGCCTCCCTAAATGATTTTAATCGAAGATCAGCAGGTGTTTGACCTTTCTTGACCTTTCGTAATTTCATTATACTTTGACCTTTTTTGACTTTCAAGTCTTTTGCTTAAAAAATTTTTGAAGGAAGTTCCTCGCTTATGTACAAAAGGTAGTACATTAAAAAAAGATGTGTTTTATGTGTACCCGTTCTATACATGTAAAAACATAAGAGGTATTTTGTACAATGATCTGCTTGGAGAGGGAATTAATATTAATAAGAAGAAAAGTGGAAAAATGAGTGCAGAGCTTACCGTTGGATAAAATAAGTTATTGACAGCAAGAAGGATAAAAATTATACTCAAGAAGGTTTTCACTTAACTGCGTAAAAGCATAAAAGCGTTTAAGTGGAAAAGAAAGATAGAAAGGGAATACCTCATGAA contains the following coding sequences:
- a CDS encoding CoA-disulfide reductase, giving the protein MKRVVIIGGVAAGMSAASQLRRMKEKEEVEILVFEKGGDISYSACGMPYYLSGVVKEKDDLVARTKQEFEERNISVHLFHEVKEVNHTKKYIVVQNVKAQTEKEVTYDELIIATGTTAVKPNFMSDNMPNVCTLKSLADSERIYTYLQAHSVEKVTIIGGGYVGMEVAEAMKALGKEVRVIEQGKQILSILDQEMAEHLQKQLDDDILFHFEEEVEALLYSDGSVTHVQTNSQTYQTDLVIVNVGVRPNTQFLERNGLRMLENGAILVNEKLETNVPHIYAAGDCATSYHRVLKKDVHIALGTIANKQGRVLGYRLGGEKREFPGVVGTSIVKVMDYEIGKTGISEREARENSLLYKAITAEAPSHASYYPGAEKIVIKLVYHPETKEILGVQMIGKEGVSKRIDVFATAITCRLTTDEITMLDLSYAPPFATVWDAVQIAAQKAE
- a CDS encoding aspartyl-phosphate phosphatase Spo0E family protein — its product is MFGVRNRTKSERLLVEIVQKRQKMVQLGEEKGLTNEETVTCSQELDQLLLVYQKKRLKEEEEKTSFATLISRFLSFSKL
- a CDS encoding ZIP family metal transporter codes for the protein MTEVLIGSILSALSTGVGALPILFLNQELTHRWKDILLALTAGIMTAASTMSLIPESLQSGGFFSLAIGLLLGVVTLTLLEQNIPHIDLEHSKTGIQFDEKALLIVSAITLHNLPEGLSVGVSYASNVENTGNLIALAIGLQNAPEGLLVALFLAQQNISKIKAFLIATLTGSVEIVTSLLGFYLTNFVDSLVSYGLAFAAGAMLFIIYKELIPESHGDGNERFATYSFIFGILFMIFLINIF
- a CDS encoding DUF4931 domain-containing protein — protein: MKPTHLLFNSAIGSQKPETIVNRQNPCPFCDVESLTGIIEKQGPIIWLKNKFPVLQDAYQTVIIETDECSSELSIYPKEHLYTLLNFATERWISMMNSGEYASVLFFKNHGPMSGGSLRHPHMQIIGLNEIDVNENVKLEQFEGVTIAQNEHVTFNLSVKPRMGFFEFNVITDQLDKELHAFADYLQTAAHYLLNHFHRSCTSYNLFFYDLKNGKIAAKIIPRFATSPLYVGYGIPQVSNKLEHIANQVQELYFT
- a CDS encoding MarR family winged helix-turn-helix transcriptional regulator — translated: MTNDVTREELDQSLKLFIVLSRANRSINDHVHKFIQQHGMNPTEFAVLELLYHKGQQPLQQIGGKILLASGSITYVVDKLEKKGFLERVACPNDRRVTYAAITKQGKEMIESMFPSHEKRIHDILSVLSSEEKEVAISMLKKLGHYADEFLPESTN
- a CDS encoding M3 family oligoendopeptidase — protein: MKFEDYTYTRPDMNEIEKQFEKAITHFTEAASVSQQNEAIRLANDAYSQYSTMGNICYIRHSIDTANEFYKEEQDYFDETQPLLEGYVEKFYKALISSPFKRQLEEKWGKQLFSLAEMQLKTFSPEIVKELQEENKLSSQYTKLVASAKIVFEGEERTLAQLDPFMESPDRGMRKKAAEAKFQFFTDHEEEFDDIYDKLVKVRTKLAEKLGYKNFVEVGYARMSRIGYDAEMVAAFRKQVKEYIVPLTEKLKKRQQERIQVESLTYYDEPFQFETGNAVPKGDEKWIIENGRVMYKELSKETDEFFSFMLENNLMDLVAKKGKAGGGYCTFIEEYKAPFIFSNFNGTSGDIDVLTHEAGHAFQVYSSRDMETNEYHWPTHEGAEIHSMSMEYFTWPWMELFFKEDKDKYQFSHLSSGLTFLPYGVAVDEFQHAVYERPEMTPSERKQTWREIEKKYMPSKNYDGHHYLESGGFWQRQLHIYTSPFYYIDYTLAQICAFQFWKKDRENHEQAWQDYVHLCKLGGSKPFLELVEEANLISPFEEGCVQSVVDEIENYLNSIDDKKL
- a CDS encoding PAS domain S-box protein; its protein translation is MESHNLIKKRNFILLLIFWLLYFVHIVLYHFIAADPHMIVFISGGILLLVVTAMYYFHFHPAIIMYSFFICYYAYIAYITSIEPAVINYLFLFLGIIVSFIYYSYVAIVISTLMSIIIVLYFYVSNTLFTSVTFVKLDIVYFILFTLITMIILLYCAHFSKKLIAIKTVKMNKTEDELYSAQEYLQSFFTYNRDAISVFSLDGKVIKVNDAFEQIYGWKAEEIVGKAIPFIPAGLKGGAESRLERVKKGEKLVAFETQDKRKDGKIIDVEITVSPIFNRDQQVVALFGISRDLTEEKETEKFLRQTDKLSLAGEMAAGIAHEIRNPLTSLNGFIQLIHEDSSRYHSYTTIMLSELNRINSIVGEFLLLAKPHDTVMKKHAFSTILNDVILLYESECVLKNVVVKTQVEAPHTYICCDANQIKQVLINLLKNALEAMPSGGEIHLNVTQHTKDLTIFIKDTGVGIPSHLLTHIQKPFFTTKPSGTGLGLVVIKNILYQHKGTFEIKSTVGEGTRVSLTIPLWEQEINH
- a CDS encoding ATP-dependent Clp protease ATP-binding subunit, whose protein sequence is MICQNCNKREASIQLNVQTNNQKSQYRLCHTCYQALMKEHKIPSGFGGGGFMNIDDLFNQMAHEQAAPEQPQQGNGGGGFLDQFGRNLTQIAKTGLIDPVIGREEEVERVIEILNRRNKNNPVLIGEPGVGKTAVVEGLALKIAEGKVPAKLLNKDVYLLDVASLVANTGVRGQFEERMKQLISELQQRKNVILFIDEIHLLVGAGSAEGSMDASNILKPALARGELQVVGATTLKEYRSIEKDAALERRFQPVMVHEPSVEEAVEILKGIQSKYEDYHGVSYTDEAVRACVNLSHRYIQDRFLPDKAIDLLDEAGSKMNLQAGITNKDDAAARLKEITKEKEQALKDEKYEVAAKLRDEEAALEKQLNEEQQKMNVDIADIQAIIEKKTGIPVGKLQENESAKMKHLAEHLAQKVIGQQEAVEKVAKAIRRSRAGLKAKHRPIGSFLFVGPTGVGKTELTKTLAEELFGSKDAMVRLDMSEYMEKHAVSKLIGSPPGYVGHEEAGQLTEKVRRNPYSIILLDEIEKAHPDVQHMFLQILEDGRLTDSQGRTVSFKDTVIIMTSNAGVGEKKITVGFDAENDALKQASVLDSLSSYFKPEFLNRFDTIIEFNHLEKDNLIKIVDLMLAELKETLQEQNITLSVAAEVKEKLAELGYHPAFGARPLRRAIQEQLEDRITDLLLDDADVSTVNVTLNEASEITVQN